A genome region from Caloranaerobacter ferrireducens includes the following:
- a CDS encoding carbohydrate ABC transporter permease, with translation MKRKKEFYAKVSLYILTVIFLVPLYWLIVSSLKTDAEITMFPPTLWPHQINLKNFPYVWKYLHFTRTFLNSLIVSISTTVLIVIFSTMAGYAFAKKKFIGSKFLMTVLIGTMTIPATVLLLPLFFIITKLGMYDKLVSLILPFGVTVFGIFFMKQYIEDIPDALIEAARIDGCGEFKIFFTIILPLLKPAITSLAIIEFVNNWNSFTMPLVLLKSPEKYTLPLRLGMLSKETVAIPWSQIMAANVLTILPVVIIFLLLQKYFVKGIMSGSVKG, from the coding sequence ATGAAAAGGAAAAAGGAGTTTTATGCTAAAGTTTCTCTTTATATATTAACAGTAATATTTTTAGTGCCTCTATATTGGCTTATTGTATCTAGCTTAAAGACAGATGCGGAGATTACAATGTTTCCACCAACGCTTTGGCCGCATCAAATAAATCTTAAAAACTTTCCTTATGTGTGGAAGTATTTGCATTTTACAAGGACATTCTTAAATTCATTAATAGTTTCAATATCAACTACTGTACTAATAGTTATTTTTTCAACTATGGCTGGTTATGCATTTGCAAAGAAGAAGTTTATAGGTAGTAAGTTTCTTATGACTGTATTAATCGGAACAATGACTATACCAGCTACAGTTTTACTGTTACCATTATTCTTTATAATAACTAAGCTGGGAATGTATGACAAACTTGTTAGTTTGATATTACCATTTGGAGTAACGGTATTTGGAATTTTCTTTATGAAACAATATATTGAAGATATACCAGATGCTTTAATTGAAGCTGCGAGGATAGATGGTTGTGGTGAATTTAAAATTTTCTTTACAATAATTTTGCCTTTATTAAAACCTGCTATAACTTCATTAGCAATAATCGAGTTTGTTAATAACTGGAACTCATTTACAATGCCATTAGTTTTGTTAAAGAGCCCAGAAAAATATACGTTACCGTTAAGGCTTGGTATGCTATCAAAAGAGACTGTTGCAATACCTTGGTCACAGATAATGGCAGCTAATGTTTTAACTATATTGCCAGTAGTTATAATTTTCTTATTGTTGCAGAAATATTTTGTTAAAGGTATTATGTCAGGTTCAGTAAAAGGTTAA
- a CDS encoding glycosyltransferase family 4 protein: protein MNIALCHFRVGETDGVSLEMEKWKKVLEKMGHNVYLLAGSLGTTEGYVIPELHYKHELNDKFVRNAYDSLVDYKDEEDFKKEVMDFAKKIEDGLKKFIEEYKIEVLVPNNIWSLGWGIPAAIAINNVVKEMGIKCVAHHHDFYWERERYSKPTCKFVEEVLEEYFPPKHNLIKHVVINEIAKEEIKKRKGLDATIVPNVFDFDVPTWKVDEYNKDFRKSIGLKDNDILVLQATRITERKAIELAIDVVSELKKEENLKELYEKGLFDGRKLDEESRIILVLAGLPESEGKYVELLKERAHKKNVELLFINDVIEHSRCEIDGKKCYSLWDAYVFADLITYPSILEGWGNQFLEGLFAKVPMIVYEYPVYKTDIKEKGFNIVSLGDTHEVKDNGLASIDESAIKKAAKECLELLTNSEYRNNFIEENFKLGKEYFSYKSLEKILSELF, encoded by the coding sequence TTGAATATAGCATTATGTCATTTCAGAGTTGGGGAAACAGATGGAGTTTCATTAGAGATGGAGAAATGGAAAAAAGTCTTAGAAAAAATGGGTCATAATGTTTATTTATTGGCTGGAAGTTTAGGAACAACTGAAGGTTATGTAATTCCAGAGTTGCATTATAAACATGAGTTAAATGACAAATTTGTAAGAAATGCTTACGATAGTCTTGTAGATTATAAAGATGAGGAAGATTTCAAAAAAGAAGTTATGGATTTTGCTAAAAAAATTGAGGATGGTTTAAAGAAATTTATTGAAGAATATAAAATAGAAGTCTTAGTTCCTAATAATATTTGGTCATTAGGCTGGGGTATACCAGCAGCAATTGCTATAAATAATGTTGTGAAAGAAATGGGTATAAAATGTGTTGCACATCATCATGATTTTTATTGGGAAAGAGAAAGATATTCTAAACCTACTTGTAAATTTGTTGAGGAAGTTTTAGAGGAATATTTTCCTCCTAAGCATAATTTAATAAAACATGTTGTTATTAATGAAATTGCAAAAGAAGAGATTAAAAAGAGAAAAGGATTAGATGCAACGATAGTACCAAACGTATTTGACTTTGATGTTCCTACTTGGAAAGTTGATGAGTATAATAAAGATTTTAGAAAAAGTATTGGTTTGAAAGATAATGATATATTAGTTTTACAAGCTACACGAATAACTGAAAGAAAGGCTATAGAGCTTGCGATAGATGTTGTTAGTGAACTTAAGAAGGAAGAAAATTTAAAGGAATTATATGAGAAGGGTTTATTTGATGGAAGAAAACTTGATGAAGAAAGCAGAATTATACTTGTTCTAGCAGGACTTCCTGAATCTGAAGGTAAATATGTTGAGTTGCTTAAGGAAAGAGCACATAAGAAGAATGTAGAACTTCTATTTATAAATGATGTTATAGAACATTCAAGATGCGAAATAGATGGAAAGAAATGTTATTCTTTGTGGGATGCATATGTATTTGCAGACCTTATAACTTATCCAAGTATTTTAGAAGGTTGGGGCAACCAATTTTTAGAAGGGTTATTTGCAAAAGTACCTATGATTGTATATGAATATCCAGTTTACAAAACAGATATAAAAGAAAAAGGGTTTAATATTGTATCTCTAGGTGATACACATGAGGTAAAAGATAATGGACTTGCAAGTATTGATGAAAGTGCCATTAAAAAAGCAGCTAAAGAATGTCTAGAATTACTTACAAATAGTGAGTATAGAAATAATTTTATTGAAGAAAATTTTAAACTAGGTAAGGAATATTTTTCATATAAAAGTTTAGAAAAAATACTTTCAGAACTTTTTTAA
- a CDS encoding alpha-amylase family glycosyl hydrolase → MKNNIIEEKKKSILDKLIFLYGKEKSNEIFENIIKLTERYQNNIHNDSDKEWVNEEDVFLITYGDNIKEEGKGALKTLHEFLNKYLKGIITNVHILPFYPYSSDDGFSVIDYFEVNPELGNWDDIENMSKDFKLMFDAVINHISAKSEWFQGYLKGQEEYKNFFIETKPCEELSKVTRPRALPLLTKFETSEGEKYIWTTFSEDQIDLNFKNEKVLLKIIELILFYVSKGAKTLRLDAIGYLWKEIGTSCIHLEQTHKVIQLFRDILDIVAPETILITETNVPHKDNISYFGDGYNEAQMVYQFPLPPLVLNAYQTGNASHLLKWADSLEQISDRTTFFNFLASHDGIGVMPAKGILSEEEINEMVKKAKEYGGYVSYKNNGDGTKSPYELNINYFDALSHPDDEEDIKIKRFMGSQAILLSLMGVPAIYIHSLLGSKNYNEGVKESGIYRRINREKLLLEKLEKELNDKNALRNKIFSKYVELIRIRKAEKAFHPNAKQKVIFANEFVFSFVRTSLDNEEAIIVLNNVSNEEQKVKIELKEYGLEKVNVLRDLISKEKVNVDNGIIEITLKPYQFMWLKG, encoded by the coding sequence ATGAAAAATAATATTATAGAAGAAAAAAAGAAAAGTATATTGGATAAACTTATATTTTTATACGGTAAAGAAAAAAGCAATGAGATTTTTGAAAATATAATAAAGTTAACTGAGAGATATCAAAATAATATCCATAATGATTCAGATAAAGAGTGGGTTAATGAAGAAGATGTTTTCTTAATTACCTACGGAGATAATATAAAAGAAGAAGGGAAAGGTGCACTTAAAACATTACATGAGTTTCTAAACAAATATTTAAAGGGTATAATTACCAATGTGCATATACTTCCTTTTTATCCATATTCATCAGATGACGGATTTTCAGTTATAGACTATTTTGAAGTAAATCCTGAGTTAGGTAATTGGGATGATATAGAAAATATGTCTAAAGATTTTAAATTAATGTTTGATGCAGTTATAAACCATATTTCAGCTAAAAGTGAATGGTTCCAAGGATATTTAAAAGGACAAGAAGAATACAAAAACTTTTTTATAGAAACCAAGCCTTGCGAAGAACTTTCAAAAGTTACTAGACCGAGAGCATTACCTTTACTTACTAAGTTTGAAACTTCAGAAGGTGAAAAATACATTTGGACAACTTTTAGTGAAGACCAAATAGATTTAAACTTTAAAAACGAAAAAGTACTATTAAAAATAATTGAGTTAATATTATTTTATGTATCTAAAGGAGCTAAAACACTTAGATTGGATGCCATAGGATATTTATGGAAAGAAATTGGAACAAGTTGTATACATTTAGAGCAAACACATAAAGTGATACAACTATTTAGGGATATACTTGATATAGTAGCACCAGAAACTATATTAATAACAGAAACAAATGTACCTCATAAAGATAATATAAGCTATTTTGGTGATGGGTATAATGAAGCTCAAATGGTTTATCAGTTTCCACTGCCACCATTAGTATTAAATGCATATCAAACAGGTAACGCTAGCCATTTATTAAAATGGGCAGATTCTTTAGAACAAATATCTGACAGAACTACATTTTTTAATTTCTTAGCATCACATGACGGTATAGGAGTAATGCCAGCTAAAGGTATTTTATCTGAAGAAGAGATAAATGAAATGGTAAAGAAAGCAAAAGAGTATGGTGGGTATGTATCATATAAAAATAATGGTGATGGAACTAAGAGTCCATATGAGCTTAATATAAATTATTTTGATGCACTTTCACATCCAGATGATGAAGAAGATATTAAAATAAAAAGATTTATGGGTTCACAAGCTATACTTCTATCGTTGATGGGAGTCCCAGCAATTTATATACACAGTTTATTAGGCTCAAAAAATTACAATGAAGGTGTAAAAGAGAGCGGTATATACAGAAGAATTAATAGAGAGAAGTTATTATTAGAAAAATTAGAAAAAGAGCTAAATGATAAAAATGCATTAAGAAATAAGATTTTCAGTAAATATGTGGAGTTAATCAGAATAAGAAAAGCAGAGAAAGCATTCCATCCAAACGCAAAACAAAAAGTAATTTTTGCAAATGAATTTGTATTTTCATTTGTACGAACTTCTTTAGATAATGAAGAAGCTATAATAGTATTAAATAACGTATCAAATGAAGAGCAAAAAGTTAAAATAGAGTTAAAAGAATATGGATTAGAGAAAGTAAATGTTTTAAGAGATCTTATATCTAAAGAAAAGGTTAATGTAGATAATGGAATAATAGAAATCACACTTAAACCTTATCAATTTATGTGGTTAAAAGGTTAA
- a CDS encoding acyl-CoA dehydrogenase produces the protein MDFRIPKEHEMLREMYREFAEKEVKPLAEEVDEKEMFPVETVKKLAKYGFLGIPFPKEYGGQGGDNLAYIMAVEEISKACATTGVIVSAHTSLCAAPIFEFGTEEQKQKYLVPLAKGEKLGAFALTEPNAGTDAAAQQTKAVLDGDYYILNGSKIFITNAGFADVYIVMAMTDKKKGVKGISAFIVEKDFEGFSVGKKEAKMGIRGSSTCELIFENCRVPKENLLGKEGQGFKIAMKTLDGGRIGIAAQALGIAQGAIDETVKYVKERKQFGRALAKFQNTQFSLADMQTKTDAARLLVYRAAKAKDNNESYGVYAAMAKLFASEIAMEVTTKAVQLHGGYGYTREYPVERMMRDAKITEIYEGTSEVQRMVIAASMLR, from the coding sequence ATGGATTTTCGTATTCCAAAAGAGCATGAAATGCTACGAGAAATGTATAGGGAGTTTGCTGAAAAGGAAGTGAAGCCTCTTGCAGAAGAAGTTGATGAAAAAGAAATGTTTCCAGTAGAGACAGTAAAAAAATTAGCTAAGTATGGTTTTTTAGGCATACCATTTCCTAAAGAATATGGTGGGCAAGGTGGAGATAATTTAGCTTACATTATGGCTGTTGAAGAAATATCGAAAGCATGCGCTACAACAGGAGTTATTGTATCAGCACATACCTCTTTATGCGCAGCACCGATATTTGAGTTTGGTACAGAAGAGCAGAAGCAAAAATATCTAGTTCCACTTGCGAAAGGTGAAAAGTTAGGAGCATTTGCACTAACTGAGCCAAATGCAGGTACTGATGCAGCTGCACAACAGACTAAAGCTGTATTGGATGGTGATTATTATATATTAAATGGTTCAAAAATTTTCATAACAAATGCTGGATTTGCAGATGTATATATAGTTATGGCAATGACAGATAAAAAGAAAGGGGTTAAGGGAATATCAGCTTTTATTGTAGAGAAAGATTTTGAAGGATTTAGTGTTGGAAAGAAAGAGGCGAAAATGGGTATAAGAGGTTCTTCTACATGTGAGCTTATTTTTGAAAATTGTAGAGTGCCTAAGGAAAATTTACTTGGCAAAGAAGGACAAGGATTTAAGATTGCTATGAAAACACTTGATGGTGGACGTATTGGTATAGCAGCACAAGCTTTGGGTATTGCTCAGGGAGCAATTGATGAAACTGTAAAGTATGTGAAAGAAAGAAAACAGTTTGGTAGAGCTTTAGCAAAGTTTCAAAATACACAGTTCAGTTTGGCTGATATGCAGACTAAAACTGATGCAGCCAGATTGCTTGTATATAGAGCAGCAAAGGCTAAAGATAACAACGAAAGCTATGGTGTATATGCAGCTATGGCTAAGCTCTTTGCATCGGAAATAGCAATGGAAGTTACAACAAAAGCTGTCCAGTTACATGGAGGTTATGGATATACAAGAGAATATCCAGTTGAGAGAATGATGAGAGATGCAAAGATAACTGAGATATATGAAGGTACTTCAGAAGTCCAAAGAATGGTTATTGCTGCTAGTATGTTAAGATAG
- a CDS encoding electron transfer flavoprotein subunit beta/FixA family protein — MRIIVCIKQVPDTTEVRLDPITGTLIREGVPSIINPDDKSGLEAALRLKDEIGAEVTVLTMGPPQAEKALREALAMGADRAILLSDRAFAGADTWATSSTLAAAIRKLDYDLIIAGRQAIDGDTAQVGPQIAEHLGLPQVSYVADLKLDNDRLILKRMFEDGYYLIRVKMPCLITTLSEMNTPRYMSVSGVFDAFREKEIIKWTLKDIDVELSNIGLRGSPTKVKKSFTKGAKTAGKVYDVDPKEAAQIIVEKLKEKFFI; from the coding sequence GTGAGAATAATAGTTTGTATTAAACAGGTTCCTGATACTACTGAAGTAAGACTAGACCCAATAACAGGAACATTAATAAGGGAAGGTGTACCTAGTATAATAAATCCAGATGATAAAAGTGGATTAGAAGCAGCTTTGAGGTTAAAAGATGAAATTGGTGCTGAAGTAACAGTATTGACTATGGGACCACCACAAGCAGAAAAAGCATTGAGGGAAGCTTTAGCAATGGGAGCAGATAGAGCAATATTATTAAGTGATAGAGCGTTTGCAGGTGCAGATACTTGGGCTACATCCTCGACACTTGCAGCAGCTATAAGAAAGTTGGATTATGACTTGATAATCGCTGGAAGACAAGCTATAGATGGCGATACTGCCCAAGTTGGGCCTCAAATAGCAGAACATTTAGGGCTTCCTCAAGTCAGTTATGTAGCAGATTTAAAATTGGATAATGATAGATTAATTTTAAAGAGAATGTTTGAAGATGGATACTATTTAATTAGAGTAAAAATGCCTTGTTTAATAACTACTCTAAGTGAGATGAATACTCCTAGATATATGTCAGTAAGTGGAGTATTTGATGCTTTTAGAGAAAAAGAAATAATAAAATGGACTTTAAAAGATATAGATGTTGAACTTTCAAATATTGGTTTAAGAGGTTCTCCGACAAAAGTTAAGAAATCTTTTACGAAGGGAGCAAAAACAGCCGGTAAGGTATATGATGTGGATCCAAAAGAGGCTGCACAAATAATAGTGGAAAAGTTAAAGGAGAAGTTTTTTATCTAA
- a CDS encoding electron transfer flavoprotein subunit alpha/FixB family protein codes for MNIKEFRGVYVFVEQREGEIQRVSLELIGKGREIAKKIGESVTAVILGYNIKDKIDTLIYYGADEVIYIDDEILDVYMTEPYTKALTEVIKSRKPEIFLIGATAIGRDLAPRVSARIHTGLTADCTSLDIEEETRNLLMTRPAFGGNLMATIVCPDHRPQMSTVRPGVMPLLEKDENRVGKIEEFKVNFSKEDINVEILEIVKEKKQKIKIEEASVLVAGGRGIGKPEKFELLKKLADKLDGLIAASRAVVDAGWIDREHQVGQTGKTVRPDLYIACGISGAIQHLAGMEESDFIIAINKDPEAPIFEVADIGIVGDVNKVIPALIEEIEAVKKSKEMQNSLD; via the coding sequence TTGAATATTAAAGAATTTAGAGGTGTGTATGTTTTTGTTGAGCAGAGAGAGGGTGAAATTCAGAGAGTTTCATTGGAGTTAATTGGAAAGGGTAGAGAGATTGCAAAAAAAATAGGCGAGTCTGTTACGGCTGTTATACTTGGGTATAATATAAAAGACAAAATAGATACTCTAATTTACTATGGAGCTGATGAAGTTATTTATATAGATGATGAAATATTAGATGTTTATATGACTGAACCTTATACTAAAGCTTTAACAGAAGTAATAAAATCAAGAAAGCCAGAAATATTTTTAATTGGTGCTACGGCAATAGGTAGAGATTTAGCACCTAGAGTTTCAGCTAGAATACATACAGGGCTTACAGCAGACTGTACTTCTTTAGATATAGAAGAAGAAACTAGAAATCTTTTAATGACAAGACCAGCTTTTGGTGGCAATTTAATGGCTACAATTGTCTGTCCAGACCATAGACCTCAAATGTCTACAGTAAGACCTGGAGTTATGCCATTGCTTGAAAAAGATGAAAACAGAGTTGGAAAGATTGAAGAGTTTAAAGTTAATTTTTCTAAAGAAGATATAAATGTTGAAATATTGGAAATAGTAAAAGAGAAAAAGCAGAAAATAAAAATTGAAGAAGCAAGTGTATTAGTTGCAGGGGGAAGAGGTATTGGTAAACCAGAGAAATTTGAATTGCTTAAAAAACTTGCAGATAAGCTTGATGGATTAATTGCAGCCTCACGTGCAGTAGTTGATGCTGGATGGATTGATAGAGAACATCAAGTAGGACAGACTGGGAAAACAGTTAGACCTGATTTATATATAGCATGTGGTATTTCAGGAGCAATTCAACATTTAGCTGGAATGGAAGAATCAGATTTTATTATTGCAATAAATAAAGACCCTGAAGCTCCTATTTTTGAAGTTGCTGATATTGGTATTGTTGGAGATGTAAATAAAGTAATTCCTGCATTAATTGAAGAAATAGAAGCTGTGAAAAAATCAAAAGAAATGCAAAACTCTCTTGACTAA
- a CDS encoding sigma-54 interaction domain-containing protein codes for MEFASSFREVFKNMTDAVIGIDKLGNVVIINEAAKKIFGFETIKKKKIEDFILSIKLNIVLETGKEELENNFIYNGRKFVLNKIPVFKDEKVEGAIALFREVTDYSKLIKIIKEDKVHLEILNTILDVLNEKVVVVDEKGIITMMSKAYKEFIGSPNPEGKHVTEVIENTRMHIILKTGVMEIGEIQEVQGNKMVAMRIPIKKNGKVIGAVGKVMFKDVSDLVTLTNKVNRLEQELEYYKSELNKERTAKYSFKDIIGSSASIQAVKELAMKVAKTDSNVLITGESGTGKELFAHAIHNASKRYLGPFIRINCAAIPDELLESELFGYEEGAFTGAKKGGKKGKFELANGGTILLDEIGDMPIKMQAKLLRVIQEKEIERLGGNVVRNIDVRIIASTNKDLEILVKQGLFREDLYFRLNVMPIKILPLRERKEDISMLAKKLLVKVSSRLGKYVEGISDDAIKCLESYDWPGNIRELENVIERAVNLLDSDLIIKPEHLPEKITKKRSKKYVCEEKSLKKIIEEIEKEIIFECLEKNNWNKNKVAKILGISRIGLYKKIERYNLQSVH; via the coding sequence ATGGAATTTGCAAGTAGTTTTAGAGAAGTTTTTAAAAATATGACTGACGCAGTAATAGGAATAGATAAATTAGGTAATGTTGTTATAATTAATGAAGCTGCAAAGAAAATATTTGGATTTGAAACTATAAAAAAGAAAAAAATAGAAGATTTTATATTGAGTATTAAGCTCAATATAGTATTAGAAACTGGAAAAGAAGAACTAGAGAATAATTTTATATATAATGGAAGAAAATTTGTTTTAAACAAAATACCTGTATTTAAAGATGAAAAAGTTGAAGGAGCAATAGCTTTATTTCGTGAAGTTACAGATTATAGTAAATTGATAAAAATAATTAAAGAAGATAAAGTACATTTAGAAATACTCAATACAATTTTAGATGTATTAAATGAAAAAGTTGTTGTAGTAGATGAAAAAGGAATAATTACTATGATGAGTAAAGCATATAAAGAATTTATTGGTAGCCCTAACCCTGAAGGTAAGCACGTCACTGAAGTTATAGAAAATACAAGAATGCATATTATTTTAAAAACAGGAGTAATGGAAATTGGTGAGATTCAAGAAGTACAAGGTAATAAAATGGTAGCTATGCGTATTCCGATAAAAAAGAATGGAAAAGTAATTGGTGCTGTTGGAAAAGTTATGTTTAAAGATGTGAGTGATTTAGTTACTTTGACTAATAAAGTTAATAGATTAGAGCAAGAATTAGAATATTATAAGAGTGAATTAAACAAAGAAAGAACTGCAAAATATTCATTTAAAGATATAATTGGCAGTAGTGCTAGTATTCAAGCAGTAAAAGAATTGGCTATGAAAGTAGCAAAAACAGATTCGAACGTTTTGATTACAGGAGAAAGTGGAACAGGAAAAGAGCTTTTTGCACATGCTATTCATAATGCTAGTAAAAGATATTTAGGTCCGTTTATTAGAATAAATTGTGCTGCAATACCAGATGAACTACTTGAATCTGAATTGTTTGGATATGAAGAAGGTGCGTTTACTGGTGCTAAAAAAGGTGGAAAGAAAGGAAAATTTGAACTAGCTAATGGAGGGACGATTTTACTTGATGAAATAGGGGATATGCCTATCAAAATGCAGGCTAAACTTTTAAGAGTAATCCAAGAAAAAGAGATTGAAAGATTAGGAGGAAATGTTGTAAGAAATATAGATGTTAGAATAATAGCGTCTACAAATAAAGATTTGGAGATACTTGTAAAACAAGGATTATTTAGAGAAGATCTCTATTTTAGACTTAATGTAATGCCTATTAAAATACTTCCTTTAAGAGAAAGAAAAGAAGATATCAGTATGCTTGCAAAAAAACTTCTTGTAAAAGTATCTAGTAGACTAGGAAAATATGTGGAAGGTATTTCGGATGATGCAATAAAATGTCTTGAAAGTTATGATTGGCCTGGAAATATTAGAGAGTTAGAAAATGTTATTGAAAGGGCAGTAAATTTATTAGATTCAGATTTGATTATAAAGCCTGAGCATTTGCCTGAAAAAATAACTAAAAAAAGATCAAAGAAATACGTTTGTGAAGAAAAAAGTTTAAAAAAAATAATAGAAGAAATAGAGAAAGAAATTATTTTCGAATGTTTAGAAAAAAACAATTGGAATAAAAATAAAGTTGCTAAAATACTAGGAATTAGTAGAATTGGTTTATATAAGAAGATAGAAAGATATAATTTACAAAGTGTGCATTAG
- a CDS encoding 2-hydroxyacid dehydrogenase: MNRKKVYITRKIPDIGINLLKQHFEVEINMEDRPLTKEELISNIEDKDAVLCQLTDLIDKEVYDRAKNVKIFANYAVGFNNIDVDEATKRGIIITNTPGVLSDATADLAWTLLLSVARRIVEADKYTRAGKFKCWSPTLFLGQDLVGKTLGIIGAGRIGKTLAKRSIGFEMKILYHNRKRDEEMEKMFNAKWVDKDTLLKESDFISLHVPLTKETYHMIGEREFKLMKETAILINTARGPVVDEKALVKALKEKEIWGAGLDVYEKEPEVEEDLKKMDNVVLVPHIGSATINTRDNMAKIAAKNIIAVLNNEKPLTPVNDI, translated from the coding sequence GTGAATAGAAAAAAAGTTTATATAACACGAAAAATACCTGATATAGGAATCAACCTTCTAAAGCAGCATTTTGAAGTTGAAATTAATATGGAAGATAGACCTTTAACTAAAGAAGAATTAATAAGCAATATTGAAGATAAAGATGCTGTGTTGTGTCAATTAACAGATTTGATTGATAAGGAAGTATATGATAGGGCTAAGAATGTAAAGATATTTGCAAATTATGCAGTAGGATTTAATAATATAGATGTTGATGAGGCTACAAAAAGAGGTATTATTATTACAAATACGCCTGGTGTGCTATCAGATGCAACTGCTGATTTAGCTTGGACTCTTTTATTAAGTGTTGCAAGAAGAATAGTTGAAGCTGATAAATATACTAGAGCTGGAAAGTTTAAATGTTGGTCTCCGACTCTTTTTTTAGGGCAAGATTTGGTTGGAAAGACTTTAGGCATAATTGGTGCTGGTAGAATAGGTAAGACGCTAGCTAAGAGGAGTATTGGGTTTGAGATGAAGATTTTGTATCATAATAGAAAAAGAGATGAGGAAATGGAAAAAATGTTTAATGCTAAGTGGGTTGATAAAGATACTTTGTTAAAAGAATCAGACTTCATTTCTCTTCATGTTCCACTTACAAAAGAAACTTATCATATGATTGGAGAACGTGAATTCAAATTAATGAAAGAGACTGCAATTCTAATAAATACAGCTAGAGGTCCTGTGGTAGATGAAAAAGCACTAGTAAAGGCTTTAAAAGAAAAAGAAATCTGGGGAGCGGGATTGGATGTTTATGAAAAAGAACCAGAAGTAGAGGAAGATTTAAAGAAAATGGATAACGTTGTTTTAGTGCCACATATAGGTAGTGCAACTATTAATACGAGAGATAATATGGCGAAAATAGCTGCAAAAAACATAATAGCTGTATTAAACAATGAAAAACCATTAACTCCTGTAAATGATATATAA
- the uppS gene encoding polyprenyl diphosphate synthase has protein sequence MRIPKHIGIIPDGNRRWAVGKGLSKEMGYEKGLDPGIKVFELCKKIGVKELTFYGFTVDNTKRPSIQTRAFTKACIKAVELLSNKDASLLVVGNTDSPMFPKELLPYTNNRKTFGKGGIKVNFLVNYGWQWDIKNLINQKNISNNVIGLLHSKDISRIDLVIRWGGRKRLSGFLPLQTVYSDFYFIDDYWPDFREEHFYQALEWYDKQDITLGG, from the coding sequence ATGAGAATACCAAAACATATCGGAATAATTCCTGATGGAAATAGAAGATGGGCCGTCGGGAAAGGACTTTCAAAAGAAATGGGCTATGAAAAAGGTCTTGACCCTGGTATTAAAGTGTTTGAATTATGCAAAAAAATAGGAGTTAAAGAGCTTACATTTTATGGTTTTACTGTGGATAATACTAAAAGGCCTTCAATACAAACTAGAGCGTTTACTAAAGCATGTATAAAAGCTGTAGAATTACTTTCAAATAAAGATGCTTCTTTGTTAGTAGTAGGTAATACTGATTCTCCTATGTTTCCTAAAGAATTACTGCCTTATACTAATAATAGAAAAACATTTGGTAAAGGAGGTATAAAAGTTAATTTTTTAGTTAACTATGGTTGGCAATGGGATATAAAAAATTTAATAAATCAGAAAAATATCTCCAATAATGTAATAGGCTTATTGCATTCAAAAGATATTTCAAGAATAGACCTAGTTATACGCTGGGGAGGTAGAAAAAGATTAAGTGGTTTTTTACCTTTACAAACAGTTTATTCAGACTTCTATTTCATTGATGATTACTGGCCTGATTTTAGAGAAGAGCATTTTTACCAAGCTCTTGAATGGTACGATAAACAGGACATAACATTAGGAGGATAA